The following are from one region of the Escherichia sp. E4742 genome:
- the tssA gene encoding type VI secretion system protein TssA has translation MSTLNALVSACQTEPMTLLDATRERVAQWNNWLQPLPGESSVGDDPGYDDGFQQMREEVNKLSGADTELICELAEKVLTTTAKDIRVATYYCWARLHREGEQGLAEGLELLAGLIDRFGVQLHPQRNRSRKAALEWLAGSRMTDSLSLYPEVVREDALRTIGALLQIAQLTENEPDETRPGLNALYGALENRLQKAGGVDAVVPQNASTTETLSTASHSDAPAIGRITSGQDLLAQARTLSEYLREQPDGWLSAHHLMKSLRHDTLQAIPAPDAQGRTRIEPPRADQRALLKRLYLQQNWAEILETADSTFSRGANHLWLDLQWYIHQALTKSGKEIVADIIAADLKGLLTRLSGLETLAFSDGTPFADEVTLNWIQQSVLDTTAGWGQETPSARMAEVNDDILALEPEAVALADSESPDAALSWLQHRPGIATARQQWLLRLLMGRIAEQYGKNELAVHLFAELGERAREVALSEWEPELLFEVQARHLKLLRLKASRSEADKIRLGPAMEKLLGGLIQLDPARAAVLCG, from the coding sequence ATGAGCACGTTAAATGCCCTGGTTAGCGCCTGTCAGACAGAGCCGATGACACTCCTTGACGCTACCCGTGAGCGAGTGGCGCAGTGGAACAATTGGCTGCAGCCGTTACCCGGAGAGTCATCAGTGGGAGATGACCCAGGTTATGACGATGGCTTCCAGCAAATGCGCGAGGAGGTCAACAAACTTTCCGGGGCGGATACTGAGCTTATCTGCGAGTTGGCGGAGAAAGTGCTCACCACCACTGCTAAAGACATTCGTGTGGCGACGTATTACTGCTGGGCCAGGTTGCATCGTGAAGGCGAGCAGGGGCTGGCAGAGGGGCTCGAACTGCTGGCGGGTCTGATAGACCGCTTCGGTGTGCAACTGCATCCACAGCGCAACCGCAGCCGTAAGGCAGCACTGGAGTGGCTGGCAGGTTCACGCATGACGGATTCTCTTTCACTGTATCCGGAAGTGGTCAGGGAAGATGCGCTGCGTACCATCGGCGCACTGCTGCAGATAGCGCAGCTCACTGAAAATGAGCCGGATGAAACCCGCCCAGGACTTAACGCGCTGTATGGTGCGCTGGAAAACCGCCTGCAGAAAGCGGGCGGAGTGGATGCCGTTGTACCGCAGAACGCCAGTACTACTGAGACACTTTCCACGGCGAGCCACAGCGATGCCCCTGCTATCGGGAGAATCACTTCCGGTCAGGATTTGCTGGCGCAGGCGCGCACTCTTAGCGAATACCTGCGCGAACAGCCCGACGGTTGGTTGTCGGCGCACCATCTGATGAAAAGTCTGCGCCACGATACCCTGCAGGCTATTCCGGCTCCAGATGCACAGGGGCGAACTCGCATCGAACCCCCAAGAGCAGACCAGCGTGCGCTGCTCAAACGCCTGTACCTGCAACAAAACTGGGCTGAGATTCTGGAAACGGCAGACAGTACCTTTTCCCGCGGTGCCAACCACCTGTGGCTGGATCTGCAGTGGTATATCCATCAGGCGCTGACGAAGTCCGGTAAAGAGATAGTGGCTGACATTATTGCCGCTGATCTGAAGGGGCTACTGACCCGATTATCCGGGCTGGAGACGCTGGCATTCAGTGACGGTACGCCGTTTGCTGATGAAGTGACACTGAACTGGATCCAGCAGAGCGTACTGGATACCACCGCTGGGTGGGGCCAAGAAACGCCTTCCGCCCGTATGGCCGAAGTGAACGACGACATTCTGGCACTGGAGCCGGAGGCCGTGGCGCTGGCGGACAGCGAAAGCCCGGATGCGGCACTGAGCTGGTTACAGCATCGACCAGGCATCGCCACTGCGCGTCAGCAGTGGCTGCTGCGCCTGCTAATGGGGCGTATTGCAGAACAGTACGGAAAAAATGAGCTCGCGGTGCATCTGTTTGCAGAACTGGGTGAGCGAGCCAGAGAAGTGGCCCTTAGCGAGTGGGAACCTGAGCTGCTGTTTGAGGTACAGGCCCGTCATCTGAAACTCCTCAGACTGAAAGCCAGTCGCAGTGAGGCTGACAAGATTCGCCTCGGGCCTGCTATGGAAAAATTGCTAGGCGGGCTGATTCAGCTCGATCCGGCGCGGGCCGCGGTGTTATGTGGTTAG